A single genomic interval of Gemmatimonadota bacterium harbors:
- a CDS encoding DUF177 domain-containing protein yields MLSFPTQSITAAAVQVNGELDRDDAVWIEGDTRPIKSIRLTGRVSVAGLGRFYFSGRLAGQAVAECTRCLQDVEMEVGAESHFIFADSETEQDGDPDVYPLTIGRQGTSVDLRPPLREQWVLEVPAFVLCSPDCKGLCPTCGAKLNQGACSCAPQATE; encoded by the coding sequence ATGCTGTCGTTCCCAACCCAGTCTATTACGGCCGCCGCCGTTCAAGTCAACGGCGAACTCGACCGCGATGACGCCGTTTGGATCGAAGGCGACACGCGGCCGATTAAGTCGATTCGGTTAACCGGACGGGTGTCGGTTGCCGGGCTTGGTCGTTTTTACTTCAGCGGTCGGTTGGCTGGTCAGGCCGTCGCAGAATGCACGCGTTGTTTGCAGGACGTGGAAATGGAGGTGGGGGCAGAGTCCCATTTTATTTTTGCGGATTCGGAAACGGAGCAGGACGGTGATCCGGATGTGTACCCGTTGACCATTGGTCGGCAGGGCACCTCAGTGGATTTACGTCCCCCGCTTCGTGAACAATGGGTATTGGAAGTTCCCGCCTTCGTGCTTTGCTCCCCCGACTGCAAGGGGTTGTGCCCGACGTGCGGTGCCAAATTGAACCAGGGTGCCTGCAGCTGCGCCCCGCAAGCCACCGAGTAA
- the rpmF gene encoding 50S ribosomal protein L32: MAVPKRRTSKRKKRARNTHKKAPAIAIQACPKCGSAKRPHRVCEECGYYAGKQRVAAKEA; this comes from the coding sequence ATGGCCGTCCCGAAGAGAAGGACATCGAAGCGAAAGAAGCGCGCCCGCAACACGCACAAAAAGGCGCCGGCGATTGCCATTCAGGCATGCCCGAAGTGTGGTTCCGCAAAGCGTCCGCACCGCGTGTGTGAGGAATGCGGGTACTACGCCGGCAAACAGCGGGTCGCAGCAAAGGAAGCCTGA
- a CDS encoding phosphomannomutase/phosphoglucomutase, whose translation MIAPGIFRQYDIRGVVGQDLTVEAAEGIGRGFGALLAERGVTPCVAVGRDNRPSGTALRDALVRGLRETGVSVIDIGIVPTPLLYWALHHLPVFGGIQITGSHNPPEFNGFKICVGTASLHGDGIQRLRQLIESGVFPAGAGTLHEEAVIDRYVDDVVARIGPLSRPLKAVIDCGNGVGALVAPQLFPRLGITPTLLFADSDGTFPNHHPDPTVVENLQDLIAAVRREKADIGIGFDGDADRIGIVDAHGTIIWGDYLLILYARDVLARTGAGQSIIFDVKCSQALPAAIAAAGGTPVMWKTGHSLIKEKMKELHAPLAGEMSGHMFFTEGFYGHDDAIYGAARVLRIVADANRPVHELLADIPQYVSTPEIRVDCPDERKFEIVEAATAYFRARHDVIDVDGVRILYGDGWGLIRASNTQPILVVRFEALSQARLDAIRDDVAGWLASQGVAFPSS comes from the coding sequence ATGATCGCACCTGGAATTTTTCGTCAGTACGACATTCGCGGCGTGGTGGGGCAGGACCTCACGGTCGAAGCCGCGGAAGGCATCGGCCGAGGATTCGGGGCCCTGCTCGCTGAGCGTGGCGTCACGCCGTGCGTTGCGGTGGGGCGCGATAATCGGCCGAGCGGCACGGCGTTGCGCGACGCACTGGTGCGCGGACTGCGCGAGACTGGCGTCAGTGTCATCGACATCGGTATTGTGCCCACGCCGTTGCTCTACTGGGCACTGCATCACCTTCCCGTGTTCGGCGGCATCCAGATTACCGGGTCGCACAATCCGCCCGAGTTCAACGGATTCAAGATCTGCGTGGGCACGGCGTCGCTTCACGGCGACGGCATCCAGCGACTGCGGCAGTTGATTGAGTCTGGCGTCTTTCCGGCCGGCGCTGGCACACTGCACGAGGAGGCCGTCATTGATCGGTATGTGGACGACGTGGTCGCACGTATCGGCCCGCTCTCGCGGCCGCTCAAGGCCGTCATCGACTGCGGCAACGGTGTAGGCGCCTTAGTGGCGCCGCAGCTCTTTCCGCGCCTCGGCATCACGCCGACGCTGTTGTTTGCCGACAGCGACGGCACCTTTCCCAATCACCACCCCGATCCCACCGTGGTGGAGAACCTGCAAGATCTCATCGCCGCCGTTCGACGAGAAAAGGCCGACATTGGCATTGGCTTTGACGGCGACGCAGATCGCATTGGCATCGTGGACGCGCACGGCACCATCATTTGGGGCGACTATCTCCTCATTCTCTATGCGCGTGATGTCCTCGCGCGCACCGGAGCGGGGCAGTCGATCATCTTTGATGTGAAGTGCTCACAAGCACTCCCTGCCGCCATTGCCGCCGCCGGTGGCACACCGGTGATGTGGAAGACGGGCCACTCCCTGATCAAAGAAAAGATGAAGGAGTTACACGCACCGCTCGCGGGCGAGATGAGTGGCCACATGTTCTTTACCGAAGGGTTCTACGGCCACGACGACGCCATTTATGGCGCGGCGCGCGTGCTCCGCATTGTGGCGGACGCCAATCGCCCGGTGCACGAACTGCTCGCCGACATCCCGCAGTATGTCTCCACGCCGGAAATTCGCGTGGATTGCCCGGACGAACGAAAGTTCGAGATTGTCGAGGCCGCGACCGCGTATTTCCGCGCTCGCCACGATGTGATCGATGTGGACGGCGTGCGTATTCTGTATGGCGACGGCTGGGGACTCATTCGCGCTTCCAACACGCAGCCGATTCTTGTGGTGCGCTTTGAGGCTTTGAGCCAGGCGCGCCTCGATGCCATTCGGGACGACGTGGCCGGCTGGCTCGCCTCGCAGGGCGTGGCGTTCCCCTCGTCGTGA
- a CDS encoding UPF0182 family protein, producing the protein MPRRSLLLLAACGALLLVVGRITASLYGEWTWFEVMGALPVYRMQLTYEWGMRAACAIVAFIFTALHLYTVRRSIVSMVLPRRLGGLDFAEAVPGRFLTIGVVTLAAIVAVLLAGAQDAWTLAALARIGLPFGELEPFRDRDVSFYVYHLPFERSMYEWSMAVVLLVSTLCVVLYAVTPSLRWERGLLHVSVYVRRHLSVLAATLLLLLAWSYRLDAMDLVTAGSGPDGAFVAFDHRGATSALTGLSLGALVASAVVLWAGWHGYHRVLLTLLGVVLVVGPVERTFAPAVFAWATSDEVRRSADRPYLRTRDAFTRHAFAIERIGNADSLQVPPYAIAELPGKLSQWDPSALVHDAEFARRGVTAAGIASEATAAGVRARVLARTGDAGSDWWVIGRDAAGVDARGRTRPAWGEGDADGRRQLRGVHVWAGAPPYAIVLDTPSHILAPAFVTRTQRLLHALHLRKPIIAVEAPASSHTRVLFHRDIIDRLERLAPFFEAGQSMQAVVAGDSLLWLVDLYVVSDNYPLAEAVPFNGAARRYVRHAALAVVQAMSGEVTFYADAQLDPIAKSWIARFPQLFRPIASLDPSVAARRQANLDLLTLQSTVLTRTGFTNDTTRLRATSLGDDADTELVEHGPSPLVGPSSDPVLARSVALIGADDAVHGTLVATGGPAPHTRWYARERSGQWTALMGALQHAVDSAGLTKGLGAPRRGRVTVVPVPAGLAYAQSFYDWPADEPPRLVAVATAIVPSGGGAAVIRTGHSLAEALGHAVAGSETVPAALRDRAAALYAAMERAIRSGDWHAFGDAFGALGKLLRAAP; encoded by the coding sequence ATGCCGCGACGGTCGCTTCTGCTGTTGGCCGCCTGCGGTGCGCTGCTGCTGGTGGTCGGCCGCATTACCGCGTCGCTCTACGGCGAGTGGACCTGGTTCGAGGTGATGGGTGCGCTCCCCGTCTATCGGATGCAGTTGACGTACGAGTGGGGAATGCGCGCGGCCTGCGCAATCGTCGCGTTTATCTTCACGGCGCTCCATCTCTATACGGTGCGCCGCTCTATCGTCTCGATGGTGTTGCCGCGCCGGCTTGGCGGACTGGACTTTGCCGAAGCAGTGCCGGGACGTTTCCTCACCATCGGTGTCGTCACGCTCGCCGCGATCGTCGCCGTATTGCTCGCGGGCGCACAGGATGCGTGGACGCTCGCCGCGCTCGCTCGCATCGGACTCCCCTTTGGGGAACTCGAACCGTTTCGCGATCGCGACGTCAGTTTCTACGTGTATCACCTACCGTTCGAGCGATCGATGTACGAGTGGAGTATGGCCGTGGTGCTACTCGTCAGCACCCTGTGCGTCGTGCTCTATGCGGTCACACCGAGTTTGCGCTGGGAACGCGGGCTGCTGCATGTCTCCGTGTACGTGCGCCGGCATCTCTCGGTGCTCGCGGCAACGTTGTTGCTCCTGTTGGCGTGGAGCTACCGCCTCGACGCCATGGATCTCGTGACGGCGGGGAGCGGACCAGACGGCGCGTTTGTGGCCTTCGATCATCGTGGCGCCACCTCGGCGCTCACGGGTCTTTCCCTCGGCGCACTCGTGGCATCCGCGGTGGTGCTGTGGGCAGGCTGGCACGGCTACCACCGGGTGTTGCTCACGCTACTCGGCGTGGTTCTCGTCGTTGGGCCTGTGGAGCGCACCTTTGCCCCCGCCGTCTTTGCGTGGGCCACGAGCGACGAGGTGCGTCGCTCTGCCGACCGCCCATACCTTCGCACACGCGATGCCTTCACCCGTCACGCGTTTGCCATCGAGCGAATTGGCAATGCCGATTCGCTGCAGGTTCCACCGTACGCCATTGCGGAATTGCCCGGCAAGCTCTCGCAGTGGGACCCGTCGGCGCTCGTGCACGACGCGGAGTTTGCGCGGCGCGGCGTCACGGCCGCCGGGATTGCCAGTGAAGCGACCGCCGCCGGCGTGCGGGCCCGCGTACTCGCGCGCACGGGCGATGCCGGGAGTGATTGGTGGGTGATCGGCCGTGATGCCGCGGGGGTGGATGCACGGGGACGTACGCGCCCCGCTTGGGGTGAGGGGGACGCCGACGGCCGCCGACAACTGCGTGGTGTTCACGTTTGGGCGGGCGCGCCACCATATGCGATTGTCCTCGACACGCCGTCGCACATCCTCGCGCCCGCATTCGTCACACGGACGCAACGCCTGCTGCACGCGCTGCATCTCCGTAAACCGATCATCGCCGTTGAGGCGCCTGCCTCGTCGCACACGCGCGTCCTGTTTCACCGGGACATCATCGACCGGCTCGAACGCCTCGCGCCGTTCTTTGAAGCGGGTCAAAGCATGCAGGCCGTGGTGGCGGGTGATTCGCTGCTCTGGTTGGTCGATCTCTACGTCGTGAGCGACAACTATCCGCTTGCAGAAGCGGTGCCATTCAATGGCGCTGCGCGACGCTACGTGCGACACGCCGCCCTGGCTGTCGTGCAGGCGATGTCGGGAGAGGTGACGTTCTATGCTGATGCGCAGCTCGACCCGATCGCCAAGTCATGGATCGCGCGTTTTCCTCAGCTATTTCGGCCAATCGCGTCGCTCGATCCATCGGTGGCCGCTCGTCGGCAGGCGAATCTGGACCTTCTCACGTTGCAGTCCACGGTGCTCACGCGCACCGGATTCACCAACGACACCACACGATTGCGCGCGACCTCGCTCGGAGACGACGCCGATACTGAGCTCGTCGAGCACGGCCCCTCACCCCTCGTAGGCCCTAGCAGTGATCCCGTGCTCGCCCGGTCCGTCGCGTTGATTGGCGCCGACGACGCGGTCCACGGCACCCTCGTGGCAACCGGCGGTCCAGCGCCCCACACGCGCTGGTATGCGCGCGAGCGGTCGGGGCAGTGGACCGCACTGATGGGTGCGCTGCAGCACGCCGTAGATAGTGCCGGCCTCACCAAAGGACTCGGCGCCCCCCGTCGAGGCCGCGTGACCGTCGTGCCGGTTCCGGCGGGGCTGGCGTATGCCCAGTCGTTCTACGACTGGCCCGCGGATGAGCCCCCGCGCCTCGTCGCGGTCGCGACCGCCATTGTCCCCTCTGGCGGTGGGGCGGCGGTCATTCGGACCGGCCACTCCCTCGCTGAGGCGCTGGGTCACGCCGTGGCAGGCTCTGAGACCGTGCCCGCCGCGCTCCGCGACCGAGCGGCCGCGCTGTACGCCGCCATGGAGCGGGCGATCCGTAGCGGTGACTGGCATGCGTTTGGCGACGCCTTTGGGGCGCTTGGAAAACTGCTCCGTGCCGCTCCCTAA
- the ndk gene encoding nucleoside-diphosphate kinase yields MASNRTLTIIKPDAFAANNAGNILALLEKKGFKLIASRVMKLSQAQAGEFYAVHKGRPFYGELVEFMTSGYCMPMVLEKADAVLALRDAIGATDPAEAAEGTVRKLYAESKGKNAIHASDSDENADRESRFFFAETDLIR; encoded by the coding sequence ATGGCTTCGAACAGAACACTGACCATCATCAAGCCCGACGCCTTTGCGGCGAACAACGCAGGCAACATTCTCGCGCTGCTCGAAAAAAAGGGATTCAAGCTCATCGCCTCGCGCGTCATGAAGCTCTCGCAGGCGCAGGCCGGTGAGTTCTACGCCGTGCATAAGGGACGCCCGTTCTACGGCGAGCTCGTGGAGTTCATGACCAGCGGCTACTGCATGCCGATGGTGCTGGAGAAGGCCGACGCCGTACTGGCCCTTCGTGACGCCATTGGCGCCACGGACCCAGCCGAGGCGGCCGAGGGGACGGTGCGCAAGCTCTACGCGGAATCCAAGGGCAAGAACGCCATTCACGCCTCGGATTCGGACGAGAATGCGGACCGCGAATCGCGCTTTTTCTTTGCCGAGACTGACCTGATCCGTTAG
- the sucD gene encoding succinate--CoA ligase subunit alpha, producing MSIFINKDTKLVVQGITGRDGSFHTKQMIEYGTQVVAGVTPGKGGQTFEGTVPVFNTVYDAVDKTGANTAVIYVPPMGAADAIMEAVDAGCALVVCITEGVPVLDMTRVYPFVKERGARLLGPNCPGLISPGESKVGIIPGRICAPGPVGVVSRSGTLTYEIVYQLTRAGIGQTTCVGIGGDPINGTNFIDCLAAFEKDPNTKAVAMMGEIGGTDEQEAADFVKHHMTKPVVGFIAGQTAPPGRRMGHAGAIISGSAGTAAEKIDAFKAAGMGVAQRPIDFVDLIKAGLK from the coding sequence GTGAGCATCTTCATCAATAAGGACACCAAGCTGGTGGTGCAGGGCATCACCGGACGCGACGGCTCGTTCCACACCAAGCAGATGATTGAGTACGGCACGCAGGTCGTCGCCGGCGTCACCCCAGGTAAAGGCGGGCAGACGTTCGAAGGCACCGTGCCCGTGTTCAACACCGTGTATGACGCCGTCGACAAGACCGGCGCAAACACCGCGGTCATCTATGTGCCGCCGATGGGCGCCGCTGACGCGATCATGGAAGCGGTGGACGCCGGCTGCGCGCTCGTGGTCTGCATTACCGAAGGCGTACCCGTGCTCGACATGACGCGCGTGTATCCGTTCGTGAAGGAACGTGGCGCGCGCCTGCTCGGACCGAACTGCCCAGGGCTCATCTCCCCAGGCGAATCGAAGGTCGGCATTATCCCCGGCCGTATTTGCGCGCCGGGTCCAGTGGGCGTTGTCAGCCGCTCGGGGACGCTCACGTATGAGATCGTCTATCAGCTCACCCGCGCTGGCATTGGTCAGACGACCTGCGTCGGCATCGGTGGCGATCCCATCAACGGCACCAACTTCATTGACTGTCTGGCCGCATTCGAAAAGGATCCAAACACCAAGGCCGTCGCCATGATGGGTGAAATCGGCGGAACGGATGAGCAGGAAGCTGCCGACTTTGTAAAGCACCACATGACCAAGCCGGTGGTGGGATTCATTGCAGGCCAGACGGCGCCCCCAGGACGTCGTATGGGACACGCCGGCGCGATCATCTCCGGTTCGGCTGGTACGGCCGCCGAGAAGATCGATGCCTTCAAGGCCGCGGGCATGGGCGTCGCCCAGCGTCCGATCGATTTCGTTGATCTCATCAAGGCAGGACTCAAGTAG
- the sucC gene encoding ADP-forming succinate--CoA ligase subunit beta, producing MNIHEYQAKEILRGFGVPIPAGDIATTPEQAEQLAIKLGTAVMVKAQVHAGGRGKAGGVKFCKTPADAKEKATAILGMQIKGLTVEKVLVTVAADIASEAYVGIIVDRSRKKPVFMVSAAGGIDIEQVAAETPEKILYLPVDTRYGLRSYEAMRMGFFLYSDIKLVKQAAKIMQQLYAAFMASGCSLAEINPLVATPDGTLLAVDGKMVVDDNELDRRPEIVALRDESSEAPSEVDARNCNLTFIKLDGDVGCVVNGAGLAMATMDLVKYYGGEPANFLDIGGSSNPEKVVNALRIITEDANVKCILFNIFGGITRTDDVANGIVTATKSNPLKVPIVIRLTGTNEEIAMKILTENGFTASNDMDEAVKQAVKLAKGGKAA from the coding sequence ATGAATATCCACGAATATCAGGCGAAGGAAATCCTGCGCGGTTTCGGCGTGCCGATTCCCGCCGGTGACATTGCCACGACCCCTGAGCAGGCGGAGCAACTCGCCATCAAGCTCGGGACGGCCGTGATGGTAAAGGCGCAGGTTCATGCGGGCGGTCGCGGTAAGGCCGGTGGCGTGAAGTTCTGCAAAACGCCCGCTGACGCCAAGGAAAAGGCCACGGCCATCCTCGGCATGCAGATCAAGGGACTCACGGTGGAGAAGGTGCTCGTCACCGTCGCCGCCGACATCGCGAGCGAGGCCTACGTTGGCATCATCGTAGACCGCTCGCGCAAAAAGCCGGTCTTCATGGTGAGCGCCGCCGGTGGCATCGACATTGAGCAGGTGGCCGCCGAGACGCCGGAAAAGATTCTCTACTTGCCCGTCGACACCCGCTACGGTCTCCGCAGCTACGAAGCGATGCGCATGGGCTTCTTTCTGTACAGCGACATCAAGCTCGTGAAGCAAGCGGCGAAGATCATGCAGCAACTCTACGCCGCGTTCATGGCGAGTGGCTGCTCGCTCGCCGAAATCAACCCGCTCGTCGCTACGCCCGATGGCACGCTGCTCGCCGTAGACGGCAAGATGGTGGTTGACGACAACGAACTCGACCGCCGCCCCGAGATCGTCGCCCTGCGCGACGAGAGCAGCGAAGCGCCGAGCGAAGTCGATGCGCGCAACTGCAACTTGACGTTCATCAAGCTCGACGGCGACGTCGGCTGCGTGGTGAACGGCGCCGGTCTCGCCATGGCAACGATGGACCTCGTGAAGTACTACGGCGGCGAGCCGGCCAACTTCCTCGATATCGGCGGGTCGTCGAATCCGGAGAAGGTGGTCAACGCGCTCCGCATCATCACCGAGGATGCCAACGTGAAGTGCATCCTGTTCAACATCTTCGGCGGCATCACGCGCACCGACGACGTGGCCAACGGCATCGTCACCGCGACGAAGTCCAATCCGCTCAAGGTGCCGATCGTCATCCGCCTCACCGGCACCAACGAAGAGATCGCGATGAAGATTCTCACCGAGAACGGATTCACCGCCTCCAACGACATGGACGAAGCAGTCAAGCAGGCCGTCAAGCTGGCGAAGGGAGGAAAGGCCGCGTGA